GGGTGCGAACCCCGTAGTCGAAATGTCGTCGCCTGTCCGGAGAGTATCCCAAGTAGCACGGGGCCCGAGAAATCCCGTGTGAATCTGTCAGGACCACCTGATAAGCCTAAATACTCCCAGATGACCGATAGCGGACAAGTACCGTGAGGGAAAGGTGAAAAGTACCCCGGGAGGGGAGTGAAATAGTACCTGAAACCGTTTGCTTACAAACCGTTGGAGCACCCTTGTTGGTGTGACAGCGTGCCTTTTGAAGAATGAGCCTGCGAGTTAGTGATATGTGGCGAGGTTAACCCGTGAGGGGCAGCCGTAGCGAAAGCGAGTCTTAATAGGGCGTATGAGTCGCATGTTCTAGACCCGAAGCGAAGTGATCTATCCATGGCCAGGTTGAAGCGACGGTAAGACGTCGTGGAGGACCGAACCCACTTCAGTTGAAAATGGAGGGGATGAGCTGTGGATAGGGGTGAAAGGCCAATCAAACTTCGTGATAGCTGGTTCTCTCCGAAATGCATTTAGGTGCAGCGTTGCGTGTTTCTTGCCGGAGGTAGAGCTACTGGATGGACGATGGGCCCCAAAAGGTTACTGACTTCAGCCAAACTCCGAATGCCGGTAAGTGAGAGCGCAGCAGTGAGACGGTGGGGGATAAGCTTCATCGTCGAGAGGGAAACAACCCAGACCACCATCTAAGGTCCCTAAGCGCGTGCTAAGTGGGAAAGGATGTGGAGTTGCATAGACAACCAGGAGGTTGGCTTAGAAGCAGCCACCCTTGAAAGAGTGCGTAATAGCTCACTGGTCAAGTGATTCCGCGCCGACAATGTAACGGGGCTCAAGCACGCCACCGAAGTTGTGGCATTTATATTATAGGCAGGCCTTCGTGGTCCAGCCGTATGGATGGGTAGGAGAGCGTCGTGTGGCCAGCGAAGCGGCGGTGTGAACCAGCCGTGGAGGCCACACGAGTGAGAATGCAGGCATGAGTAGCGAAAGACGGGTGAGAAACCCGTCCTCCGAAAGACCAAGGGTTCCAGGGCCAGGCTAATCCGCCCTGGGTAAGTCGGGACCTAAGGCGAGGCCGACAGGCGTAGTCGATGGACAACGGGTTGATATTCCCGTACCGATGAAGAACCGCCCAAGACAACCCAGTAATGCTAAGTGTCTGAATCCTTGATTCGATCCCTTCGGGGTGACGGTCTTGGCCTAGCACACGACCCTACGCTGGTGCGTTTAGCGTATTAACAGGTGTGACGCAGGAAGGTAGCTGAGCCGGGCGATGGTAGTCCCGGTCTAAGGATGTAGGGCAGAAGATAGGCAAATCCGTCTTCTATTGAGCCTGAGACCCGATGGGTAGTCCTCACGGACGAAATCAGTGATCCTATGCTGCCGAGAAAAGCATCGACGCGAGGTTCCAATCGCCCGTACCCCAAACCGACTCAGGTGGTCAGGTAGAGAATACTAAGGAGATCGAGAGAATCGTGGTTAAGGAACTCGGCAAAATGCCCCCGTAACTTCGGGAGAAGGGGGGCCTGAGGCGTGTAGGGATTTACTCCTGAAGCGTTTGAAGGCCGCAGAGACCAGTGGGAAGCGACTGTTTACTAAAAACACAGGTCCGTGCTAAGTCGCAAGACGATGTATACGGACTGACGCCTGCCCGGTGCTGGAAGGTTAAGAGGAACGGTTAGCACGCAAGTGCGAAGCTGAGAATTTAAGCCCCAGTAAACGGCGGTGGTAACTATAACCATCCTAAGGTAGCGAAATTCCTTGTCGGGTAAGTTCCGACCTGCACGAATGGCGTAACGACTTCCCAGCTGTCTCAACCGCGAACTCGGCGAAATTGCACTACGAGTAAAGATGCTCGTTACGCGCAGCAGGACGGAAAGACCCCGTGACCTTTACTACAGCTTGGTATTGGTGTTCGGTGTGGCTTGTGTAGGATAGGTGGGAGACTTTGAAGCTCGGACGCTAGTTCGGGTGGAGTCATTGTTGAAATACCACTCTGGTCACTCTGGATATCTAACTTCGAACCGTAATCCGGTTCAGGGACAGTGCCTGGTGGGTAGTTTAACTGGGGCGGTTGCCTCCTAAAAAGTAACGGAGGCGCCCAAAGGTTCCCTCAACCTGGTTGGTAATCAGGTGTCGAGTGTAAGTGCACAAGGGAGCTTGACTGTGAGACTGACAAGTCGAGCAGGGACGAAAGTCGGGACTAGTGATCCGGCAGTGGCTTGTGGAAGCGCTGTCGCTCAACGGATAAAAGGTACCTCGGGGATAACAGGCTGATCTTGCCCAAGAGTCCATATCGACGGCATGGTTTGGCACCTCGATGTCGGCTCGTCGCATCCTGGGGCTGGAGTAGGTCCCAAGGGTTGGGCTGTTCGCCCATTAAAGCGGTACGCGAGCTGGGTTTAGAACGTCGTGAGACAGTTCGGTCCCTATCCGCTGCGCGCGTAGGAAATTTGAGAAGATCTATCCCTAGTACGAGAGGACCGGGATGGACGAACCTCTGGTGTGTCAGTTGTTCCGCCAGGAGCACCGCTGATTAGCTACGTTCGGAACGGATAACCGCTGAAAGCATCTAAGCGGGAAGCCGGCTTCGAGATGAGATTTCCATCCCTTTTAGGGTGAAGGCTCCCGGCTAGACTACCGGGTTGATAGGCAGGATGTGGAAGCGAGGACTAAAGACTCGTGGAGCTGACCTGTACTAATAAGCCGATATCTTGAAAACACTTTGCTTGCGTCCACTATGTGGTTCCCGATATACGGTCGGGTATCAATTGAATATCAGCTTGACTGGTCGATTCATCACAGATTTCATGCCCCCTGTGGGGTGTGTATGAGGTGTTTCGGTGGCCATAGCGAGAGGGAAACGCCCGGTTACATTCCGAACCCGGAAGCTAAGACTCTCAGCGCCGATGGTACTGCAGGGGGGACCCTGTGGGAGAGTAGGACACCGCCGGACTTTACTTGTTTGATCGGGGAGGCCCGTCGCACTTTGTGCGGCGGGCCTTTCTGCGTTAACACGCACGATTCCGAGTCGCCGCCGTCACGAGCGCGAGCAGGTGGGCGTAGCGGGCGGGGTCCGTACGGGCTGACATCGATCGGATGCTGATCTCGTGCGGACAGTCCGCCATGCGCGCGTCTCCGGCGAGGGGGCGGACACGTCCCGCAATCTGCCGTCGGCACTGACGCCTTGCAGACGTGCGCGATGCCGATGGTGGACACAGGTGCGCGTCGCGCGATGGGCGTGGCCCGACCGCCACACGACGCTGGTCCGTGCGCAGCCGTTACCCTGGACTCGGATCATCCGCACGACCCACAACACCACAGACATCATCTGGCCCGCGAGGCCGACAGGAGCACAGTGAGCGACTCATCCGATCGAGACAGCCGGCCCGAGGGCCAGGACCGCGGATCGTCGCACTCCCCGCGTGGACGGGACGGCGGGAAGCCTCCGTACGAGCGTGGATCGTCGGGCGCTCCTCGGGGTCCGCGTGACGGCGGGCGAGCATCGGGGCCCCGCGGCGCAGCGGGCGATCGTCCTGCTCGCGATGGCGAGCGGAAGCCCTGGTCGAAGGACGGCGCCGGTGGTCCCGCCCGTCCTGCCCGGGACGGAGAGCGGAAGCCCTGGTCGAAGGACGGCGCCGGCGGTCCCGCCCGTCCCGCTCGCGATGGCGAGCGGAAGCCCTGGTCGAAGGACGGCGCTGGCGGGTCCGCCCGTCCTGCCCGTGATGGCGAACGGAAGCCCTGGTCGAAGGACGGTGCGGCGGGATCCGGCCGACCGTCCGGCGCGGGTGACCGCAAGCCCTGGTCCGCGGACTCCTCCGGTGGCGGTCGTCCGTCGCGCGACGGCGAGCGGAAGCCGTGGTCGCGTGATGGCGCGCCCGCCGGTGCCCGTCCCGCCCGTGATGGCGAGCGGAAGCCGTGGTCGAAGGACGGCCCGCGCGACGCCGGCCGTGGCGGCGGCCGACCGCCCCGCGACGGCGACAAGCTGTGGACGCGGGACGGGCGTCCCGCCCGGAACGACCGCGATGCCCCTCGCTACGAGGAGGCGCTCACCGAGGAGCAGCTCCGCGCTCGCGAGCTGCGATCGGTGCGACCGCGTCATGAGGATCCCGAGATCCCCGAGGACGTGCAGCCGGGGGACCTGGACAGGATCGCGCGCAACGAGCTCAAGACGCTGAGCAAGGACAACGCGGAGGGCGTGGCGCAGCACCTCGTCATGGCGGCCCGTCTGATCGAGGAGGACCCGGAGCTCGCGCACCGCCACGCCACCTCGGCGGCCCGGCGCGCGGGACGCATCGCGGTCGTCCGGGAGTCCCTGGCGATCACCGCGTACGCCGTGGGCGATTACGCACTGGCCCTCCGCGAGCTGCGTACGTACCGGCGCATCTCCGGCAAGAACGACCAGCTGGCCCTGATGGTCGACAGCGAGCGGGGACAGGGACGCCCCGACAAGGCGCTCGAGCTCGGTCGGTCGGTGCCGAAGGAGACCCTGCCCGCGGCGGAGCAGGTCGCCCTCGCGATCGCGATGTCCGGCGCGCGGCTGGACCTCGGACAGACGGAGGCGGCTCTCGACGAGCTGTCCATCGCGCAGCTGAACCGCGACGTGGCCTACTCGTACAGCGCCGACCTGTTCCACGCGTACGCGGAGGTCCTCGAGGAGCTCGGACGGTCCGACGAGGCCGACGCGTGGCGCCAGCGCGCCGACACGGCCGAGGCGGCGTTCGCGGATCCCGACGAGGGGTGGGACGACATGGTCGAGGTCGTCGAGGAGGAGCTGGAGTCCGACGACCAGGTCGACGAGGACCAGGTCGACGAGGAGCTGGTCGACGAGGACCAGACCGGCGACGTCCGGTCCGACGCGGAGGATCTCGACGGCGCGACCGGTGCGGATGATGACGCGGCGGACGAGTCGGCAGAGGACGGCGCCGACGAGCCCGTCGGGCCCGGTGGTGCCGCGCCGGATGACGCGCCGGCTCCGCCGAGCGAGGACGGGGACAGCGCGGAGATCGCCATCGACGTCGACGGCGAGCTGGACGCATCCGCGGGTGCCGAAGGCGACGCGGACACCGCGACCGCGACGGACGTCGACGCGCGACCGCATGCGGATGCGGGCGCCCACGGCGACTCCGCTGACGCCGACGACCGCTCCTCCGACGACGAGGAGCGTGACGGTGTTCGCTAGGGCGGCGAAGGGGAGTGCGCCCCTGGACGGCGTGGACGTGATCCTCGCGGACCTCGACGGCGTGGTGTACGCCGGGCCGGACAGCATCCCGCACGCCATCGATGCGCTGAACCGCGCGGAGGGCGCCGGCATCCGCCTGGGCTACATCACGAACAACGCGTCGCGCACCGACGCGTCCGTCGCCGCGCACCTCAGCTCGCTCGGGCTGACCGTGGCGCCGGAGGACGTCGTCACGTCGCCGCAGGCCGCGCTGCGTCTCCTCGCCGACCGCGTGCCGGCCGGATCCACCGTGCTCGTCGTGGGCGGGGAGGGCCTCGTGCACGAGCTCGAGAAGGCCGGCTACGTCGTCACGCGCACCGTCGAGGACCACCCCGTCGCCGTCGTGCAGGGCTTCGCTCCCGAGGTGGGCTGGACCCAGCTCGCCGAGGCCGCGTTCGCGCTGGCCGACCCGGACGTCGTCTGGGTCGCGACCAACACGGACTGGACCATCCCCGTCGCGCGCGGCATCGCGCCCGGGAACGGCACGCTCGTCTCCGCCGTGCACACGGCCGTCGGCCGGCTGCCGGTGGTCGCCGGCAAGCCGGAGACCCCCATCTTCGACGTGGCACGCGAGCGCTTCGGCGCCCAGCGGCCCGTCTTCCTGGGCGACCGGCTCGACACCGACATCCTCGGGGCGACCCGCGCGGGCATGGCGTCGGTGCACGTCCTGACCGGGATCGACCGGGCCAAGCAGCTCCTCGCGGCGGAGGAGGACCAGCGGCCCACGTTCATCCTCGAGCACCTCGGCCAGCTGCACGAGCCGTACCCGGAGACGCGCTTCTCGCAGCAGGGGAGCGTGGCCACGGTCGGCAAGGCGTCCGTGCGCATCGCGGGCGACCGCGTCGAGGTCGTCAAGGACGGCGGATCCACGATCGACACGCTGCGCGCCGCCTGCGCCGTGATCTGGAACTCCGGCCGGCCGATCTACGGGCTGGACGTGCCGGAGTCGCTGTACGTCGCGACCGGTGCGCGCCCTGCGTAGCGTGACGGCGTGACCGACGACGCGGACCGGCTCGGCGCCCGTGAGCCGGACGCCCGCCCGGCTCCGGCCGGCGACGACCGCGACGTCGCGGAGGAGCTCGTGTCCCGTCTCGAGCTGATCGAGGGGCAGCCGCTCGACGAGCGCGCCGCCTCCTTCGCGCTGCTCCACGACGAGCTCCGCACCCGCCTCGAGGGCGGGGACGGGGCGACGGCGCGTGGCTGACCCGACGCCCGGTCCCGCTGCGGACACGCCGGACGCCGTCGGCGGCGAGCTCCGGCTGGACGCCGCCCTGCCCGCCCTCGGCCTCGCACGCTCACGCACGCACGCCGCCCGCTTGATCGCCGACGGGCTCGTCACGGTCGACGGGCGCGGCGTCGTCAAGGCCTCGTTCCGCGTCGTGCCGGGATCCGTCGTCGAGGTCGCGGGCACGGACGCGTACGTGAGCCGCGGCGCCCACAAGCTCATCGGCGCGCTCGACGCGTTCCCCGGGGTCGTGGTCGCCGGGCGCCTCGCGCTCGACGTCGGCGCGTCCACCGGCGGCTTCACGCAGGTCCTGCTCGAGCGGGGTGCGCGGCGCGTCGTCGCCCTCGACGTGGGGCACGGCCAGCTGGATCCGCTGATCCGCGAGGATCCGCGCGTCGACGTGGTGGAGGGGTTCAACGTCCGCGAGCTCGCGCCGGAGACGCTGGCGGAGGTCGCGCCCGGGACCGCGGGTGAGGCGCCGACGCTGGTCGTCGGCGACCTCTCCTTCATCTCGCTCGGCCTCGTGCTGCCGGCCATCGCGCGCACCGCCGCCGAGGAGGCGGACATCGTGCTGCTGATCAAGCCGCAGTTCGAGGTGGGGCGCACGGGCATCCGCGAGGGCATCGTGCACGACGCGGGCCTGCGGGACGACGCCGTGATGCGCGTGCTCTGGTCGGCGTGGGACCTGGGGCTCGGCACGGCCGGCCTCGTCTCCTCCCCGATCGTCGGCGGTGCCGGGAACCACGAGTACCTCGCCTGGTTCAGCGGTCGTGCGGGGAGCAATCCGACACAATGGAGATCGACGTCGAACGAGATCACAGGAGCGTGAGCGAAGTGGCTGGACCCGCGAGGCACATCCTGGTCGTGTCCCACACCGGGCGGCGCGACTCCATCGACGCGGCGCTCAGCGTGTGCGCGCAGCTCGCGGAGGCCGACGTCCGCATCGTGCTCACGGCCGAGGAGAAGGCCGACATCCTGCCCTTCGCCCCGGAGATGTCCGGCGTCGCGGTGCTCGGCGAGGACGTGCAGACGGCCGACCTCGAGATCGTCATCGTCCTGGGCGGCGACGGCACCATCCTCCGCTCCGCCGAGCTCGTGCGCGGCACCTCGGTGCCGCTCCTCGGGGTCAACCTCGGGCACGTCGGCTTCCTCGCCGAGAGCGAGCGGGAGGACCTGACGGCCACGGTCCGGCGCGTGCTCGACCGGGACTACACGGTGGAGGAGCGGATGACGCTCGACGTCACGCTCAAGGTCGGCGCCGACATCGTCTACCGCACGTGGGCGCTCAACGAGGCGACCGTGGAGAAGGCCAGCCGGGAGCGGATGCTCGAGGTCGTGGTGGAGATCGACGGCCGCCCGCTCGCCTCCTACGGCTGCGACGGCATGGTGGTCTCGACGCCCACCGGATCCACGGCGTACGCGTTCTCGGCCGGCGGTCCCATCGTGTGGCCGAGCCTCGAGGCCATGCTCGTCGTGCCGCTCAGCCCTCACACGCTCTTCGCGCGCTCCCTCGTCGTGGGGCCGGAGTCCACGGTCGCCGTCGAGGTGCTGAGCCGCACCGCCGGCTCCGGCGTGCTCTGGTGCGACGGCCGCCGCACGCGCGACATGCCGCCCGGCGCCCGCGTCGAGGCGCGGCGATCCACCATCCCCGTGCGCCTCGCGCGCCTCAAGCAGTCGCCGTTCACCGACCGCCTCGTGAACAAGTTCGAGCTGCCGGTCACCGGCTGGAGAGGTCCCGTCGACCGTGATTGAGGAGATCACCATCCGCGACCTCGGGGTGATCGGCCAGGCGACGCTGCCGCTCGGCCCGGGCTTCACGGCCGTCACCGGCGAGACCGGCGCGGGCAAGACCATGGTCGTCACCGCGCTCGGGCTCCTGCTCGGCGCGCGTGCCGACTCGGGAGCCGTGCGGCAGGGGAGCGAACGGGCGGTGGTCGAGGGGCGCTGGATCATCGCGGCGGACGGCCCCGTGTCGGAGCGCGTGCGGGACGCC
The nucleotide sequence above comes from Clavibacter sp. B3I6. Encoded proteins:
- a CDS encoding NAD kinase, whose translation is MAGPARHILVVSHTGRRDSIDAALSVCAQLAEADVRIVLTAEEKADILPFAPEMSGVAVLGEDVQTADLEIVIVLGGDGTILRSAELVRGTSVPLLGVNLGHVGFLAESEREDLTATVRRVLDRDYTVEERMTLDVTLKVGADIVYRTWALNEATVEKASRERMLEVVVEIDGRPLASYGCDGMVVSTPTGSTAYAFSAGGPIVWPSLEAMLVVPLSPHTLFARSLVVGPESTVAVEVLSRTAGSGVLWCDGRRTRDMPPGARVEARRSTIPVRLARLKQSPFTDRLVNKFELPVTGWRGPVDRD
- a CDS encoding HAD-IIA family hydrolase; translation: MFARAAKGSAPLDGVDVILADLDGVVYAGPDSIPHAIDALNRAEGAGIRLGYITNNASRTDASVAAHLSSLGLTVAPEDVVTSPQAALRLLADRVPAGSTVLVVGGEGLVHELEKAGYVVTRTVEDHPVAVVQGFAPEVGWTQLAEAAFALADPDVVWVATNTDWTIPVARGIAPGNGTLVSAVHTAVGRLPVVAGKPETPIFDVARERFGAQRPVFLGDRLDTDILGATRAGMASVHVLTGIDRAKQLLAAEEDQRPTFILEHLGQLHEPYPETRFSQQGSVATVGKASVRIAGDRVEVVKDGGSTIDTLRAACAVIWNSGRPIYGLDVPESLYVATGARPA
- a CDS encoding TlyA family RNA methyltransferase, with the translated sequence MADPTPGPAADTPDAVGGELRLDAALPALGLARSRTHAARLIADGLVTVDGRGVVKASFRVVPGSVVEVAGTDAYVSRGAHKLIGALDAFPGVVVAGRLALDVGASTGGFTQVLLERGARRVVALDVGHGQLDPLIREDPRVDVVEGFNVRELAPETLAEVAPGTAGEAPTLVVGDLSFISLGLVLPAIARTAAEEADIVLLIKPQFEVGRTGIREGIVHDAGLRDDAVMRVLWSAWDLGLGTAGLVSSPIVGGAGNHEYLAWFSGRAGSNPTQWRSTSNEITGA